Sequence from the Miscanthus floridulus cultivar M001 chromosome 16, ASM1932011v1, whole genome shotgun sequence genome:
GCTGAGTCAACGACGACGACCATCGACATGAGCGCCACCGTGCTCACCATGGTGCTTAGTGGAGCTTCGCTGAAATCCAGTTCTAGGCTACCATTCCTGAATCTGAAATCCAGTTCTAGGCTACCATTCCTGAATCTGAAATCCAGTTCTAGGCTACCATTCCTGAATCTGAAATCCAGTTCTAGGCTACCATTCCTAAATCCTAGGGTATAGGGAGAGATAGACGGATGAGGGGTTTCAATTTTGGGGGTTCATAGTGTGTGTGTTGGGTTGGGGGAGGGGAAGCAGGGGAGTATCGACTATCGAGCGCCATTGGCGGCCATGGTTGCGGCTCTAAAGATCGAGAACAGTTCAGTACAGACAAGGAGAGCAAGGGGCACGGCTTGGGAAAGGTGGAGGAGAGTCTATGGATGCTCAGCGTTGAAGGAATCGGACCACACAGTGATTAGGCGTCGCAGATCGACGGGTGCGAACTCCTTCTGTGCTCGACAACAGAGGAGGAAGAAATTGGAGATGATGGATGGCAAGCAGCAGCTCGAGATGGCACGACAAGCTTAGTGTGGTGAAGGAGAGGGGAGGGGGAGCAGCTCCATAGGCTGTGGGCCGTGGCTGTGAACTGCAGCGCAGGCTGGACTGAACGCGAGTAGTGGCGTTGACGACCGCTGATGGCCGTGGATTTGGTCATGGCAACCTTCCTGTGAGTCTTGCGTTCTTTTTTCTTACGAGCAAGTTGAGCAAATCAACGGCAAGCAGCGGCGGAttcaacgggggggggggggggggggctcgagccccctctACCGATACTGGAGCCctagagcccccatgaatttttaggcaaagttctatcgtgtaggtggggctgagacttaagatcgagcagcagtcagAGGTATATTGTTGTCGCACTTTTGTTCAACCCCCCTAAAATTTTTCCTGGATCCGCCATTGACAAGTTAACACAAAATGGTTGAAATCAACAACGGAGCAACCTTTCAATGCTATTTATCTAAAGCTGAATCTTTTGATGGTATTTCTCCAAAGTCAGGATCTTTTAATGGTATGGATCCAATTTTCCCAATTCATTTAAAACCCCTGGGTACAAGAAATCTACTCAAGAATACTACTTGAGCTACCTTTCCTTTGCACCAACGAAATAAATATTCCGTGAAGGTGGCTAAAAAAtgccatgaaaatatattttcagGACATTATTCCATAAATAAACCTTCATAAAATTTATTAATTTTCGTGTATAGGTGTTGATGGTAAAAAATAATATCGTAGACATATTTGGGCTTAACAATTTTGTTTGGCTAAAGACATGGAGTTGCAGTAGCTATAGAGCTTTTTTTTGAGTTACTGTGAAGTATAACTGGGGCCGAGGGGCTGCGTGGGCGCTTGCCCGACGAGCAGGGCAGTGGCAGCTCTTTGCATGCGCACGCAGGGAGATGGCAAGGCGGTTGTGGGGCCTGGGACGATGCAGGTGCGCGCGTGGCGCCGAAGGTGGGGCGGGGAGCAATTAGGAGGGGCAGGACTGGGGCACCGGGGTTGCTGCGTGGGGGCCCACCCACGCATGAGGGCTGCGGCGCCTGCATCTCCCGTcggaggaagaaggggaggggacgGAGTTGTAGCTGACGGGCAGGTCCTATGTGTAAGCGAGAGGGAGGGAAAGCGTTTTTTTTAGGAGGGAGCTGGGCTGCGaataagagaaagaaaaagattaaTGGTGGAGGAGGCTGGATTTTTGGCCCAACCAAAGTTTACAAAgttccaaacatttttcaaattgATTATAGGTCACTTCCAGTGCTGGTAAATTCAATTCACATTTTGATTACGGTAAAGAATTGAAGGTGAGTTCCTCATTTTCCTTTGAACAACACCCTACAATTTGTTGCTATGAAATATTATGGCCATGAGTAGAACCGATGACTGTTGTGTAGACAGATTACCACCAAAACATATCTGTAAATATTATTCCTACAGGATCGAAATTTCATTTGCTAAAATTTGAATGTTTCTGAAGAATTTTATATCCCATGTATAATGCTGAACGATTGTTGAGTCATGTGGAAACAAAACTTGATAACAATAACGATGTCCGGTGCCTGTTTGGTTACTGTTTGGTTGTGTTTTAACTTGCAAACTGCTCGCTACTAGCTTCTGGTCAATATGTGTTGCATAAATTTCACTTTTGAATATTTCTCTGAACAGTTCTGTCCCCCAAATTAGATAAAAAAAAGGACGTACCCAATGCAGAGAGCTCCGGCTCTATAGGGTCTGGAGAAGGGTGTCAATAACAAGCCTTACCATCGCCTATGCAATACGAGGAGACCACAACTTGAGCTtggtcataggcggtaagactacCGCTTGCACCTTATTTCTAAATTTCAAATGACACATATTGCAAGGCAATGCTCATCTCAATTTATATTTCCAGCCTCATGATTGTCTTACTACTCTAACGAATGGAAGTGTATTTAAAAGCAAGGATTGCCCGCGGTACATCACCTTGCCAACATATGATCCCCTTGATAAGTTGGCTCAATAAAAACATCTAAATCTTGCATCACTTGCGCCTCAAACCGTATTCGTGTATTCGCTGATCCTGCTTCCCATGACATTATTTCAGTGCTTGCCAATTCAACTGTAGAGATCATGACACAGTGCAATGAATTTGAGGTGCCTGCTGCTCTTTAGACTGTCTTTAATAGATGACCCATATGGACACCCAAATTTAAAATGGGTAGTAGGAGACTTAAAATTAGTcgccaacagagtacctatacgggagattcattttgggttgcctgagaggcacaacccaaatatgagtatcctctctcctgaaaactcatttgcagaaatgattctcttttaggttCTGTTGTTAGAAAAGATGTCGAATAGGTATCGAACCTTTTGCCTGTAGTGCTACCCAAACGTTAAATGGGTCTTGTATCTTatgtgttgttgttggagatagtcttataCAGCCTAAGATGCAACTATTGCAGCGGAGCATTCCATAGCTTTGATGAAACAAATGTCTTCAGCACCACCGCCGTAGCCGCGTCACTCGTGTAATTACGAATTCATGATAGCACAAGGTGCTTCCGTGGTCACCTGGATCTAGGAAAATTGGTTGAAGAATCAATTAACCTTGTTACGGTGATATGAACTTTTACGTGCATATACATAAATGCACAATACTATAAATGCATACCTTGATGATTGCAAATCGTCAATGGAAATTTTAGCCATGCGCAAAATTCAATTTGTAATATTGGCATTCCAAACAATACACTTGCATTATCGTTTTTTTTGTAACAATACAATATGTTTATGCTCAAATTATGAGGGCATAGTTagtgagcctgcgacgtcgcgctccccgtgactatgttaattttacgaattttattttttgattaaatgttacttttatATTGTTATCTTGTCGTAAATTTAGTTACGCCGTAGCATACGCTACCGAGTTTAATTCTAATTCTTCGTAATAAAAACTACAAGTACCACAAAAAATTCCTGCCTTGGGTCTCTTCCCGCAGTGAAGCAGCAGCCCCACTCCCGCCTTCCCCGCGCCACGCGGGCAACGGATAACAAACGCTCGGCTTGTCGTCTTCAGTCCCCTGCCGCCACCAATCACCTCCTATCCCACCGGGACCGGCCCCCAAAACGATGGCCGCTGCGGCGGGCGCGGCATCTTCCATCCTCTCCTCCGCGCCCCCGCGCCGTCTCCCCTTCCCTCCCGCCCACACCCGCAAACCCCTCGCCGCGGCCGCGCCCAAGGCCCTCACTCTGCCATCGCAGAGACTCCTCCGTCTCCCGTGCCCGCCCGCTCCATCCGCCcccgcctcgccgccgcctccgcctccgcccgaGGGGGCTGAGAAGCCGGACCCCGTCAAGCTCGCTTTCGCCCGCGCCGCCGCATACAAGAAGGAGAGGGACagcccgagcccgagcccggCGCCGGCCCCgcctcccgcgccgccgccgccacagtcTCCACCGCCATCGCAGCCGCAGGCTTCGGTGGGTGAGTCCGGCAGTAAGGAGGCCTTCAAGCGGGCGTTGGAGTACAGAAACGGCAACGGGCCCGGAGCGGGCCCGGCTGGTGGTGGTGACTCCCCGCTGCTGGGAGGCTCGCCGGATTTTGGTGAGTTGATTAAACCCCACGAATCGAACCGAAGAATGGTTAGGATAGATGGTATATGGTATGTATGGGACGGGAATGCTCTCATGACCCTGTTTCAGTGATGTTATTAATGCTCATGACTACTACAATAGCATTTCCAATAAAAAATGAATTGGATTTGGACCCAGGGCATGGACAATTGGAAATGATTTTAGTAGTGGTATTTTGATCCTATACATTAATGccataatatatttttatttgtACTGTCCATGATTTTTTTTAGGTCAGAATGCCTTACTTAGTGAAGAAGTCTCCTTTGGCAAGAAAGGAGGGTACGAGTTTGATGAGACTGATTTTTTGGGTCTCGACTTCTTTGAGAAAAAACGTTCTAGAGGTCTACTACCTGGGCTGGCTCCAGCCTTTCAGCCTTTACGAGATGACGATTTTCCTGAGGTGGAGATAATAGTTGGAGACCCTAGCAGATTCGAGAAGTCTCCTCTCCCAACAGAAATCCAACCGGTAGACGACACGGAGTCAGAGGAAACATCTCAATCATCAACTACTAAACCAAATGAATCTGACAAGGTAGAACCCGCTTCAACTGTTCTTGAgccagaagaagatgaagatgtttATAGACCCACGGTTAGATCATGGGGAATGTTTCCAAGGCCACAAAATATTTCAAAGGCGGTAAGATATAGTTGTAACATCTCAGTGCTGTATTTGTATCTTTCTTTTACTTTCAAATACAAAAAAAACCTAGTATGTGCGAGCTTTACTGTAATGTTGAATTATGATCGAAGAATAACAACAACATAACAATAACAAACACAAATTGACTTCAATTTCAGAATGAAGTTGTACAAGGTATATTCATTTCAATTATTTCTGAAGCTAATTGGAACTTTAGTGAAGAAGCCAACCATCTAGTAATGCTATGAAACTCTTCAACTTGCCAACTTCCTATGGAAACATATATTCTCTTTAAACAAAAGACTACCAGGGTTAGTATGTTCATATTTGAATTCACTTTTCATCTTATGATCTCGTTACTACCTTTAATGCAGCAAGACTTGTCTATTGATTGGACATGTCTGGCTGTGTAATATGACTTTTACTATCTCGAGAGTCAAATTATGATTCTGATGTATTTTTGCTCACTTGATCCATCCTGTTACAATTTTCTACTTTATTTGTGGTAAATGTTGTCTTTGAATCTCCATACTGATCTAATTTGTAAACTCATTATTATGCTACTCATTGCCTCATTGGCAACAAGCTACTCATAAGTTTGGACATCAATAACCATAAACTTATTTTCGGGAATTCGGATGGCAATCTGTCACTAAAACTAGTTTGAACTATCCACGCCCTTTCCATGTTCTCAGTCGTTTCATTTAATTAGTTACATGCTACATGGCTCATCAACCATTGTCCAAGAATCACTTTCAGGACCAGAAATAGGTATCCATTACTAGACTGGATTGACATGGATAGTCAGTCTTTCAAAGATTGCTAAACAACACTTTACAGAACCACTTTTAAAATTGTCTCTCTTGCTATataacattttatcttgttttgttGATACGCTAAGAGATGACATCTGAAATAAACTTAAAAATCATTCCATGATGTCTTGCTTTTTTCCCCTTTCTTTGGTTTCAGGTTAGCTGATATTGATATACGGCATGTTTGTAAACTGTTGCCATTCTATGATATATGTCattgattcttgatgaagctTGATTACAGTATGATATGCTTTGTGGTATTGATGTGTTTCCCTGGTTCTGATTTGCCATTACCTTTCCTTCTAGTATGGCGGTGGAAGAAATATACGCCTTGGTGGAGAGACTCTAAGTGCAGAAGAAAAGGCAGCCAAGGATAAGCGCACCAAAGAGCTAATAGCTGCATATAGGAATCGACAAAACATAGTAATCGATGCAAAGACAAAAGCAGAGTGCATCGAGGTACTGATTGAAACATGACTCCACTTAAGTTGAAACTCCAGTGATTTAGCTCGACCTTTTTTATCCCTTTAATGATTGCACTTTTAAGGGACTTCTATGTCATGTATGGGAGTAatcttcaaattttattttattcaATGTTTATACTGTGTCAGTTATTTTGCGTGATAGCTTTACTTAATGTTCAGGACAGTTTGTTCCTATTTCATTTTGTTTTGAATGTTTGACCTTGTTATCAACAAGACTCAACTTTTATTATGGCTATTGAACTGTGAGGGTGCTGGTAGATTGCTTGAACCTTCTATTGTTGTGTTACTTGACAGCATGTCAACATCAAGCATAGGAATGCATGCTATACAAATTGTTGAGAAGAATCAGAAATTCAGAATCAACAGAGAGTGAATGTAAGCATAAGCTGAAAAGTAAATATAGATGGTTCAAGTGCAGATCATCATAGACGAGAGTGCTATATTCTGGAGTTACTAATGAGATCAGCATACTAGAAAAACTGTATGTTTTTGTGATTATGTATGTGATAATTCCATTATGATTTTACATCTGCACACATATGAACTTTTAGATGTTTCATGTGCTTATATGCATTGCTCGCTCATGAACTT
This genomic interval carries:
- the LOC136511891 gene encoding uncharacterized protein — encoded protein: MAAAAGAASSILSSAPPRRLPFPPAHTRKPLAAAAPKALTLPSQRLLRLPCPPAPSAPASPPPPPPPEGAEKPDPVKLAFARAAAYKKERDSPSPSPAPAPPPAPPPPQSPPPSQPQASVGESGSKEAFKRALEYRNGNGPGAGPAGGGDSPLLGGSPDFGQNALLSEEVSFGKKGGYEFDETDFLGLDFFEKKRSRGLLPGLAPAFQPLRDDDFPEVEIIVGDPSRFEKSPLPTEIQPVDDTESEETSQSSTTKPNESDKVEPASTVLEPEEDEDVYRPTVRSWGMFPRPQNISKAYGGGRNIRLGGETLSAEEKAAKDKRTKELIAAYRNRQNIVIDAKTKAECIEALREGDEMMNTGRLKQALPYYEKVMDAVDFKTELHGKAALQWSICLDSLCRSKEAMSMYSKLKNHPNVEIRKKANMFVFSFQAMDFMKMGSIPVPKNTGYETYFTKFGSQKNYYASIDEPEVGIGQIIPYMIFLVSPIFMVAFVALRKSLQL